The proteins below are encoded in one region of Bacteroides uniformis:
- a CDS encoding TonB-dependent receptor domain-containing protein: MYRNVFLGAILLSMPLVVWSQQDTIADQRLEEIMVTAKLPLVEISAGKTSYRMDASVTQSTGSLYDVLASLPGVVIDSNGNILLNGQSGATILMDGKPTYLSGDELMSLLKSTPATNADKIDLITQPSARHDAAGSSGLIDIRTRKIRLRGVNLALNGNGSLGRTGSGYGGASMNIRENKFNLYLNYSYYQGKDVIDLFIDRTFERDGGRMMQDSYRKRRNYSHYFRTGCDYYLNERTVWGVSLGGNFSRQRENAGMFTEIRETGVAGNTYSHAEQNRNNVSAGTSMVHKLKREGGELSASFDYFHYYRVGNQLMDSFKPDTLKGDMKGNTDLYVGQIDAVYPLSEVWKLQAGVKTSFVTIDNTAGYMRPSVSGWLPDGALGSRFVYDENINASYLQVGYEKDRLKISAGLRLEHTHVHGDFGGNTQQKDSSFTTNYFQLFPTIALQYGLTSEHLFQLSYGRRITRPNYGDLNPFTYIFDDYTHEGGNTKLHPSFSDNIELGYVYRDWFQTVLFFSHTDDAIMKSYREQEGRRIYVMPQNLSSYVQTGMRVHAANLSPVSFWKVNLTAIGIYNNYGWTEQGQKMKNRMFTPIFGCMNQFAFTSVWSAELSANYNGRMAYGQATVHPALEVNVGIQKKMFRNRCTVTLFAKDVFNTNYQKVDIQSPGVQAFVDERHNKRVLGIAFAWRFQKGSETKESRRKKEIDETKRVNL; encoded by the coding sequence ATGTATCGAAATGTTTTTTTAGGGGCAATTTTATTGAGTATGCCTTTGGTGGTTTGGTCGCAGCAGGATACGATTGCCGACCAGCGTTTGGAAGAAATTATGGTAACTGCTAAACTCCCGTTGGTAGAAATATCTGCCGGTAAAACAAGTTACCGGATGGATGCGTCAGTCACTCAAAGTACGGGAAGTCTTTATGATGTTCTTGCTTCCCTGCCGGGAGTCGTGATAGATTCCAATGGTAATATCTTGCTGAACGGACAAAGCGGTGCGACGATTCTGATGGATGGCAAGCCTACTTATCTTTCGGGAGATGAATTGATGAGTCTGTTGAAATCTACTCCTGCAACTAATGCTGATAAGATAGACTTGATAACCCAGCCTTCCGCACGCCACGATGCGGCGGGAAGCTCCGGGTTGATTGATATCCGTACAAGAAAAATCAGACTGCGCGGTGTGAATCTGGCCTTGAACGGCAATGGCAGTCTTGGACGGACGGGTAGCGGTTATGGAGGTGCCTCCATGAATATCCGGGAGAATAAGTTCAATCTTTATTTGAACTATTCGTATTATCAGGGGAAGGATGTCATAGACTTGTTTATCGACCGTACGTTCGAACGGGATGGAGGAAGGATGATGCAGGACTCTTACCGGAAGCGTAGGAATTATTCGCACTATTTTCGTACCGGATGTGATTATTATCTCAATGAGCGGACAGTTTGGGGAGTCTCATTGGGTGGAAACTTTTCCCGGCAAAGGGAAAATGCAGGCATGTTTACGGAAATCCGAGAAACCGGAGTTGCGGGAAATACTTACAGCCATGCGGAGCAAAACCGGAATAATGTTTCTGCCGGAACCAGTATGGTGCACAAGCTGAAAAGAGAAGGGGGAGAACTCAGCGCTTCTTTTGATTATTTCCATTACTACCGTGTTGGAAACCAGTTGATGGATAGTTTTAAGCCCGATACATTGAAAGGGGATATGAAGGGAAATACCGACTTATATGTCGGACAGATAGATGCGGTTTATCCATTGAGTGAGGTTTGGAAGTTACAGGCCGGAGTCAAAACCTCATTTGTTACGATAGACAATACGGCAGGTTATATGCGTCCGTCGGTTTCCGGCTGGCTGCCGGATGGGGCACTTGGTTCCCGATTCGTATATGATGAGAATATCAATGCCTCTTATCTACAAGTCGGCTATGAGAAAGACCGCTTGAAAATCTCAGCGGGTCTAAGGTTGGAACATACCCATGTACACGGGGATTTTGGAGGAAATACACAACAGAAAGACTCTTCGTTTACAACGAATTACTTCCAATTGTTTCCTACTATTGCTTTGCAATACGGTTTGACTTCGGAACATCTGTTTCAGCTTTCGTATGGCAGGCGTATTACCCGCCCCAATTATGGTGATTTGAATCCTTTTACCTATATATTTGATGACTATACCCATGAAGGGGGAAATACGAAGCTGCATCCTTCTTTCTCTGATAATATAGAGTTGGGGTATGTGTATCGTGACTGGTTTCAGACAGTGCTCTTTTTCTCGCATACAGATGATGCTATCATGAAGAGCTATCGCGAACAGGAGGGGCGGCGTATCTATGTAATGCCCCAGAATCTGTCTTCCTATGTACAGACGGGTATGCGTGTACATGCCGCCAACCTCTCACCTGTTTCTTTTTGGAAGGTGAATCTGACCGCTATCGGTATTTATAATAATTATGGTTGGACGGAGCAAGGGCAGAAAATGAAAAACCGTATGTTTACCCCGATATTCGGCTGCATGAACCAGTTTGCTTTCACTTCCGTATGGTCGGCCGAACTTTCGGCAAATTATAATGGACGAATGGCCTACGGACAAGCCACAGTACATCCGGCGCTGGAAGTGAATGTCGGCATCCAAAAGAAGATGTTCCGTAACAGATGCACCGTTACCTTGTTTGCCAAGGATGTATTCAACACCAATTATCAAAAAGTAGATATTCAATCTCCCGGTGTGCAGGCGTTTGTTGACGAACGGCACAACAAACGTGTGCTGGGTATTGCTTTCGCCTGGCGTTTTCAAAAAGGCAGCGAGACAAAAGAAAGCAGAAGGAAAAAAGAAATAGATGAAACAAAAAGAGTAAATTTGTAA
- a CDS encoding sensor histidine kinase, producing the protein MGRLWNKWLVPALFAVILFLCIRVANDIPKHEYYWESNEWNFMLKDMLVVLFMSYPIFFLLKYWLRLCRKRKLVWWQEYGVVVLTVPVWCLLTMWVIRFLMGVSLDLYDVPVPAIVSMLLGGFFYIFLRNQMIQKENEAQRLQLEKIKNDQLQTELKFLKAQYHPHFLFNVLNTVYFQIDENNEAPRHTLEQLSDLLRYQLYNDGEKVQVRVEVEYLKQYISLCKLRATKRLQLQVHFDEMEAQVEIYPLLFVPLVENAFKYVGGNYFIAMDMCLKEGKLCFSIENSIPEPLVHQKGKHGIGIENLRRRLELLYPERHTLDINRGDTLFRVKLVIEL; encoded by the coding sequence ATGGGCAGACTGTGGAACAAGTGGCTGGTGCCGGCATTATTTGCCGTGATTCTTTTTCTGTGTATTCGTGTGGCGAATGATATTCCGAAACATGAATACTATTGGGAAAGTAATGAGTGGAATTTCATGCTGAAGGATATGCTTGTGGTACTCTTCATGTCTTATCCTATCTTTTTTCTATTGAAGTATTGGCTTCGTTTGTGCCGGAAGCGGAAGTTGGTATGGTGGCAGGAATACGGGGTAGTTGTCCTGACGGTTCCCGTCTGGTGTCTTCTGACGATGTGGGTCATCCGCTTTTTGATGGGGGTAAGTCTTGATTTATACGATGTGCCTGTTCCGGCCATAGTCAGTATGTTGCTTGGCGGCTTCTTTTATATATTCTTGCGTAATCAGATGATACAGAAGGAAAATGAAGCTCAACGCCTGCAGTTGGAGAAGATAAAAAATGACCAGCTCCAGACAGAACTGAAATTCCTTAAAGCGCAATATCATCCACACTTTCTTTTTAATGTACTCAATACGGTTTATTTTCAGATAGATGAGAATAATGAGGCTCCGCGGCATACTCTTGAGCAATTGTCCGATTTGCTTCGTTACCAATTATACAATGATGGGGAGAAAGTGCAAGTCCGTGTGGAAGTGGAATATCTGAAACAATACATCAGCCTATGTAAACTTCGTGCTACGAAGCGGCTGCAGTTGCAGGTGCATTTCGATGAAATGGAGGCGCAGGTTGAGATTTATCCATTGTTGTTTGTACCGTTGGTGGAGAATGCTTTCAAATATGTGGGAGGGAACTATTTTATAGCTATGGATATGTGTCTGAAAGAAGGCAAGTTGTGTTTTAGTATTGAAAATTCTATACCGGAACCATTAGTGCACCAGAAAGGAAAACATGGAATCGGCATAGAAAATCTGAGGCGCAGGCTGGAGCTGCTATATCCGGAGCGTCATACGCTGGACATAAATAGAGGAGATACTTTGTTTAGAGTAAAACTTGTGATAGAATTATAG
- a CDS encoding LytR/AlgR family response regulator transcription factor produces MKQVKCVITDDEPTACEGLQRYVEKVDFLSLMGVCEDTMQLNTLLQTEQPDLLFLDIEMPYLSGLELLASLAHPPHVIITSAYEQYALKGYELDVTDYLLKPISFDRFLKAVNKVHGLLQQEKWPDEANNFIFVRSDRQMHKVLFKDILVVEGLENYVCIYTESTKLLVRSTMKRMIEALPGGVFQQVHKSYLINLEKIEMIDGNRIIVGRHTVPVARNFREEVFARILKNTL; encoded by the coding sequence ATGAAACAGGTAAAATGTGTAATAACCGATGACGAGCCTACTGCATGTGAAGGATTGCAACGCTATGTGGAAAAGGTGGATTTCCTTTCTTTAATGGGTGTATGTGAAGATACTATGCAGTTGAACACTCTTTTGCAGACTGAGCAGCCGGACTTGTTGTTTCTGGATATTGAAATGCCTTATCTTTCGGGGCTTGAACTCTTGGCATCTCTTGCCCATCCGCCTCATGTGATTATCACTTCCGCTTATGAGCAGTATGCATTGAAAGGTTATGAACTTGATGTTACGGACTATCTGTTGAAACCGATTTCGTTTGACCGGTTCCTGAAAGCGGTGAATAAAGTACATGGTCTTTTGCAGCAGGAGAAATGGCCGGATGAAGCTAATAATTTTATATTTGTCCGTTCAGACCGTCAGATGCATAAGGTGTTGTTTAAGGATATTCTGGTGGTGGAGGGGCTGGAAAATTACGTCTGTATTTATACGGAAAGCACAAAGCTGCTTGTACGTTCTACCATGAAGCGTATGATAGAGGCTCTTCCTGGTGGAGTATTTCAGCAAGTCCATAAATCATATCTGATAAATTTGGAAAAGATTGAGATGATAGATGGCAATCGGATTATAGTTGGGAGGCATACTGTTCCGGTGGCACGTAATTTCCGCGAGGAGGTGTTTGCACGTATTTTGAAGAATACTTTGTAG
- the serS gene encoding serine--tRNA ligase translates to MLTIKQITENTDAVLRGLEKKHFKNAKETIAQVLDFNDKRKANQTILDKNLAEANSLSKSIGQLMKEGKKEEAEAAKSRVAELKEVNKDLQANMDQAANDLQTLLYTIPNVPYDSVPEGVGADDNVVEKIGGMETELPKDALPHWELAKKYDLIDFDLGVKITGAGFPVYKGKGAQLQRALINFFLDEARKSGYTEIMPPTVVNAASGYGTGQLPDKEGQMYHCEVDDLYLIPTAEVPVTNIYRDVILDEKQLPIKNCAYTQCFRREAGSYGKDVRGLNRLHEFSKVELVRIDKPEHSKQSHQEMLDHVEGLLQKLELPYRILRLCGGDMSFTAALCFDFEVYSEAQKRWLEVSSVSNFDTYQANRLKCRYRTAEKKTELCHTLNGSALALPRIVAALLENNQTPEGIRIPKALVPYTGFEIID, encoded by the coding sequence ATGCTTACCATCAAACAAATTACAGAAAACACCGACGCGGTTCTCCGCGGACTGGAAAAGAAGCACTTCAAGAATGCAAAAGAAACCATTGCACAAGTGCTGGACTTCAATGACAAAAGAAAAGCCAATCAAACCATCCTAGATAAAAACCTGGCAGAAGCCAACTCACTCTCCAAATCCATCGGACAACTGATGAAGGAGGGCAAGAAAGAAGAAGCAGAAGCCGCCAAAAGCCGCGTGGCCGAGCTGAAAGAAGTCAACAAGGACTTGCAAGCCAATATGGACCAGGCTGCCAACGATTTGCAGACTTTGCTTTATACCATCCCCAACGTTCCCTACGACAGCGTGCCTGAAGGCGTAGGTGCCGACGACAATGTAGTAGAGAAAATAGGTGGTATGGAAACCGAGCTGCCCAAAGACGCCCTGCCCCACTGGGAACTGGCCAAGAAATATGACTTGATAGACTTTGACCTGGGTGTCAAGATTACCGGTGCCGGCTTCCCCGTATACAAAGGCAAAGGCGCACAACTGCAACGCGCACTCATCAACTTCTTCCTGGACGAAGCACGCAAATCCGGCTATACGGAAATAATGCCGCCCACAGTGGTGAACGCCGCTTCCGGCTACGGCACGGGACAGCTGCCTGACAAGGAAGGGCAAATGTATCATTGCGAAGTGGACGACCTCTACTTGATTCCTACCGCCGAAGTCCCCGTAACCAACATCTACCGTGATGTGATTCTGGACGAAAAGCAGTTGCCCATCAAGAACTGTGCATACACACAATGTTTCCGCCGTGAAGCCGGTTCATACGGGAAAGACGTACGTGGCTTGAACCGCCTGCACGAATTCTCCAAAGTGGAACTGGTACGCATCGACAAACCGGAACACAGCAAACAATCCCACCAGGAGATGTTGGACCACGTGGAAGGTTTGCTTCAAAAGCTGGAACTCCCCTACCGCATCCTGCGCCTTTGCGGTGGCGATATGAGCTTCACGGCTGCCCTCTGTTTTGACTTTGAGGTGTATTCCGAAGCACAGAAACGCTGGCTGGAAGTAAGTTCCGTCTCTAATTTTGACACTTATCAAGCCAACCGTCTGAAATGCCGCTACCGTACGGCAGAAAAGAAAACAGAGCTTTGCCATACGCTGAACGGTTCCGCACTCGCTCTGCCACGCATTGTTGCCGCCTTGCTGGAAAACAACCAGACTCCAGAAGGAATCCGCATACCAAAGGCATTGGTTCCGTATACGGGATTTGAAATAATAGACTAA
- the rpmA gene encoding 50S ribosomal protein L27, giving the protein MAHKKGVGSSKNGRESQSKRLGVKIFGGEACKAGNIIVRQRGTEFHPGNNIGMGKDHTLFALVDGTVQFKVGKEDRRSVSVIPAENAEA; this is encoded by the coding sequence ATGGCACATAAAAAAGGTGTCGGTAGTTCTAAGAACGGCCGCGAATCACAGAGCAAGAGATTAGGCGTTAAGATATTTGGTGGCGAAGCTTGCAAAGCAGGTAACATCATCGTTCGTCAAAGAGGTACTGAATTCCACCCGGGTAATAACATCGGTATGGGAAAAGACCACACTCTTTTCGCTTTAGTAGACGGAACTGTACAATTCAAAGTGGGCAAGGAAGACAGACGTTCAGTTTCTGTTATCCCTGCAGAAAATGCAGAAGCATAA
- the rplU gene encoding 50S ribosomal protein L21 produces the protein MYAIVEINGQQFKAEAGKKLFVHHIQNAENGATVEFDKVLLVDKDGNITVGAPTVEGAKVVCQVVSNMVKGDKVLVFHKKRRKGYRKLNGHRQQFTELTITEVVA, from the coding sequence ATGTACGCAATTGTAGAAATCAACGGTCAGCAATTCAAAGCAGAAGCTGGCAAAAAGCTGTTTGTACACCACATCCAGAATGCAGAAAACGGTGCAACAGTAGAGTTTGACAAGGTTCTTTTGGTAGACAAAGACGGCAACATCACCGTAGGTGCTCCCACAGTAGAGGGTGCAAAGGTTGTTTGCCAGGTCGTATCAAACATGGTAAAAGGCGATAAAGTTCTTGTTTTCCACAAGAAAAGAAGAAAAGGTTATCGTAAGTTGAACGGTCACCGTCAACAATTCACAGAGTTAACAATTACAGAAGTAGTAGCTTAA
- a CDS encoding HAD-IA family hydrolase, whose translation MNYTTYLFDFDYTLADSSRGIVTCFRNVLTRHGYTEVTDDDIKRTIGKTLEDSFSILTGVTDAGQLAGFKAEYRKEADTHMTVNTVLFLETKSVLTALKDSGARIGIISTKYRFRIKELLDQHFPEDFMDIIVGGEDVKAAKPSPEGLLLAIKRLHVSKAETLYIGDSTVDAETAQAAGVDFAGVTHGVTTAKELEKYPHRKIMNTLEELLAVQEEYPSIFKIENPIRPENAHATSPRKQKRISVWQILLLVTLFWLAIEELDMTDDSNFFPVVFILTLWGILQKRRILPNKAKTFIDSWWHPCAVRLRAFHIKLIQGRKTPPAGNETCTCLNCGTTYTGNYCNRCGQSRNTPRYRLSNALKNIAGGFFNIDNGFGRTLLELLYRPGYMIRDFIGGKRVEYFRPFQTLFILAALYIMAVQLVDPEALSKKEKTEKTEQTDKEEIIAAKEKLTKKMEKTYSKEEKRALAITIKSLEKSLNKLEEKNDSTSATQVSEQNSDDGDLIDEFVNDTSEVGDRLEKVFQNSPFLMKVWNLMKSWGHGNKAFRIIATLPLFALATQLAFRRRKYKLNYNTTEHVFIQAYIACQILLLSIIVLPFNGYAKVDDLYELPLWLIFVLFCWDYKQLYRCTWWRSFWRTILMLTYSLVLLVIFACLVMALMLAGIYVLKFIL comes from the coding sequence ATGAATTACACGACCTATCTTTTCGACTTTGATTATACGCTTGCTGATTCTTCCCGCGGAATCGTCACTTGTTTCCGCAACGTACTGACCCGTCACGGATATACAGAGGTGACGGATGACGACATCAAACGTACTATCGGCAAGACTCTGGAAGACTCTTTTTCCATCCTCACCGGCGTGACAGATGCCGGACAACTGGCAGGATTCAAGGCAGAATACCGAAAAGAGGCCGATACGCATATGACTGTCAACACGGTGCTTTTCCTGGAAACCAAGTCCGTACTGACTGCACTGAAGGACTCCGGCGCCCGCATCGGAATCATCTCGACCAAATACCGATTCCGCATCAAGGAACTCCTCGACCAGCATTTTCCTGAAGATTTTATGGACATCATCGTGGGTGGTGAAGACGTGAAAGCCGCCAAGCCATCTCCCGAAGGGCTACTCCTTGCCATTAAGCGGCTACATGTCAGCAAAGCCGAGACCCTCTATATAGGCGACAGCACGGTAGATGCGGAAACAGCCCAAGCGGCCGGAGTAGACTTTGCTGGAGTCACCCACGGAGTAACCACTGCCAAAGAATTGGAGAAGTACCCACACCGGAAAATAATGAACACCTTGGAAGAACTGCTGGCAGTTCAGGAGGAGTATCCTTCCATATTCAAGATTGAAAATCCCATCCGGCCGGAAAACGCGCATGCCACTTCTCCCCGGAAACAGAAAAGGATAAGCGTCTGGCAAATCCTCCTTCTAGTGACACTCTTCTGGCTGGCTATTGAAGAGCTGGACATGACCGACGACAGCAACTTCTTCCCGGTTGTTTTCATACTGACATTGTGGGGTATCCTCCAAAAAAGAAGGATACTACCCAACAAAGCAAAAACTTTCATCGACTCATGGTGGCACCCCTGCGCAGTACGCTTACGCGCATTTCACATCAAGCTGATACAAGGGAGAAAAACTCCTCCCGCTGGCAACGAAACCTGCACCTGCCTGAATTGTGGCACCACCTATACCGGCAACTACTGTAACCGTTGCGGACAAAGCCGTAACACTCCACGCTATCGGTTGAGCAACGCGCTTAAAAACATTGCCGGAGGCTTCTTCAATATAGATAATGGCTTTGGACGTACCCTTCTGGAACTCCTCTACCGTCCGGGATACATGATTAGAGACTTCATCGGCGGTAAGCGTGTAGAGTATTTTCGCCCGTTCCAGACACTCTTCATTCTTGCAGCCCTTTATATCATGGCTGTACAACTGGTAGACCCGGAAGCTCTGAGCAAAAAAGAAAAGACGGAAAAGACAGAGCAGACAGACAAAGAAGAAATCATTGCCGCTAAAGAGAAGCTTACCAAAAAGATGGAGAAAACCTATAGCAAAGAGGAAAAGCGAGCCCTCGCCATCACTATAAAAAGCCTGGAGAAAAGCTTGAACAAACTGGAAGAGAAGAACGACTCCACTTCTGCCACACAGGTATCCGAACAGAACAGCGATGATGGCGACCTCATCGATGAATTTGTAAACGACACCTCGGAAGTGGGAGACAGACTGGAAAAAGTCTTCCAGAACTCTCCTTTCCTAATGAAAGTATGGAATCTGATGAAGAGCTGGGGACACGGAAACAAGGCATTCCGCATCATTGCCACACTGCCTTTGTTTGCACTTGCCACCCAACTTGCCTTCCGACGCCGGAAATATAAGTTAAACTACAATACCACGGAGCATGTGTTCATACAAGCCTACATAGCTTGCCAGATACTCCTGCTGAGCATCATCGTGCTGCCTTTCAACGGGTACGCAAAGGTAGACGATTTGTATGAGCTGCCTTTATGGCTTATTTTCGTCCTATTCTGTTGGGATTACAAACAATTGTACCGCTGCACCTGGTGGAGAAGCTTTTGGCGCACTATCCTCATGCTGACTTACAGTCTTGTGCTACTCGTCATATTCGCGTGTCTTGTAATGGCGCTGATGCTGGCCGGTATCTATGTTCTGAAATTCATTTTGTAA
- a CDS encoding GH92 family glycosyl hydrolase — protein MNLIKSCCLFVVFSSFLACTSQVSDVKSVSYTEFVNPFIGTDFTGNTYPGAQAPFGMVQLSPDNGLPGWDRISGYFYPDSTIAGFSHTHLSGTGAGDLYDISFMPVTLPYKEAEAPLGIHSLFSHSEESASAGYYQVRLKDYNINVELTATERCGIQRYTFPKADAAVFLNLRKAMNWDFTNDSHIEAVDSVTVQGYRYSDGWARDQRLYFRTRFSKPFAAMQLDTAAIEKEGKRIGTSVIARFDFQTKEGEQILVSTAISGVSMEGAARNLAAEVPDDDFDKYLAAVQDDWNEQLSRIEIKCDDRDEKVKFYTALYHSMIAPTIYSDVDGAYYGPDKQVHRVEGWTNYSTFSLWDTYRAAHPLYTFIEPERVNDMVKSFLAFFEQNGRLPVWNFQGGETDMMIGYHSVPVIVDAYLKGIGDFDAKKALEACVATANIDSYRGIGLYKKYGYVPYNVTDQYNSENWSLSKTLEYAYDDYCIARMAEKLGDKEVADEFYKRSRNYRNVYNPVSSFMQPRDDKGEFIRNFSPDDYTPHICESNGWQYFWSVQQDIDGLIVLTGGKERFAQKLDSMFTYNPSADDELPIFSTGMIGQYAHGNEPSHHVIYLFNAVDQPWKTQKYAARVMRELYLNTPAGLCGNEDCGQMSAWYVFSAMGFYPVDPVGGKYEIGTPLYPEMKMHLPGGKTFTVLAPAVSKENCYIQSVKLNGKNYDKSYITHEQIMDGSVFEFEMGDKPGQAWYSPR, from the coding sequence ATGAATTTGATAAAATCTTGTTGTTTGTTTGTGGTCTTTTCATCCTTTCTGGCATGCACCTCGCAGGTGTCGGATGTGAAGAGTGTGTCTTATACAGAGTTTGTGAATCCCTTTATCGGTACAGATTTTACTGGAAACACCTATCCGGGTGCCCAGGCGCCGTTTGGCATGGTGCAGCTCAGTCCTGACAACGGACTGCCGGGCTGGGACCGTATTTCCGGATATTTTTATCCGGACAGTACCATTGCAGGCTTCAGCCATACCCATCTCTCCGGAACCGGCGCTGGTGACTTGTATGACATCTCTTTTATGCCGGTGACATTGCCTTATAAGGAGGCGGAAGCTCCGCTCGGCATTCACTCTTTGTTCTCTCATTCGGAAGAGTCGGCAAGCGCTGGATATTATCAGGTGCGTCTGAAAGATTATAATATAAATGTAGAGTTGACGGCCACCGAGCGTTGTGGCATTCAGCGGTATACTTTCCCAAAAGCCGATGCTGCCGTTTTCCTGAATTTGCGGAAAGCCATGAATTGGGATTTTACCAATGATTCTCACATAGAAGCCGTCGATTCGGTAACGGTGCAAGGTTACCGTTACTCTGACGGTTGGGCACGCGACCAGCGCCTCTACTTCCGTACACGTTTCTCCAAACCGTTTGCTGCGATGCAGCTCGATACAGCTGCCATAGAGAAAGAAGGCAAGCGGATAGGAACATCTGTCATTGCACGATTCGACTTTCAGACTAAGGAAGGAGAACAGATTCTTGTCAGTACTGCCATCTCCGGTGTAAGTATGGAAGGGGCGGCACGTAATCTAGCAGCAGAAGTACCTGATGATGATTTCGACAAATACCTGGCTGCTGTGCAGGATGATTGGAACGAACAATTGTCCCGGATAGAAATAAAATGCGATGACCGCGATGAGAAAGTCAAGTTCTATACAGCTTTATATCATTCGATGATTGCTCCTACCATTTACAGTGATGTGGACGGCGCCTATTACGGTCCCGACAAGCAAGTGCACCGGGTAGAGGGCTGGACAAATTACAGTACTTTCTCCTTGTGGGACACTTACCGTGCGGCTCATCCTCTCTATACTTTTATTGAGCCGGAACGGGTGAATGATATGGTGAAGTCCTTCCTCGCCTTCTTCGAACAGAACGGCCGCCTTCCCGTATGGAATTTTCAGGGGGGCGAGACAGATATGATGATAGGTTACCACTCTGTGCCGGTTATTGTAGATGCCTATCTGAAAGGTATTGGGGACTTCGATGCGAAAAAGGCCTTGGAGGCTTGTGTAGCTACTGCCAATATCGATTCCTATCGTGGCATTGGGTTATATAAGAAATATGGCTATGTTCCTTATAATGTGACAGATCAGTATAATTCGGAAAACTGGTCACTTTCTAAAACACTGGAATATGCATATGATGACTATTGTATAGCCCGTATGGCAGAGAAGCTGGGCGATAAGGAGGTTGCGGACGAGTTTTATAAGCGTTCCCGTAATTACCGGAATGTCTACAATCCGGTAAGTTCTTTCATGCAGCCCCGTGATGACAAGGGAGAGTTTATCCGGAACTTCTCGCCGGACGACTATACTCCGCACATCTGCGAGAGCAACGGCTGGCAATACTTCTGGTCTGTGCAGCAGGATATTGACGGTTTGATAGTTTTGACCGGAGGTAAGGAACGGTTTGCCCAGAAGCTGGACAGTATGTTTACTTACAATCCTTCTGCAGATGATGAGTTGCCTATTTTCAGCACCGGGATGATTGGCCAGTATGCGCATGGAAATGAGCCTAGCCATCACGTCATCTATCTGTTCAATGCTGTGGATCAACCTTGGAAAACCCAGAAATATGCAGCCCGGGTGATGCGTGAACTCTACCTGAACACTCCTGCCGGTTTGTGCGGCAACGAGGATTGCGGACAGATGTCCGCCTGGTATGTGTTCAGTGCGATGGGCTTTTATCCGGTAGACCCGGTTGGTGGAAAATATGAAATCGGTACCCCCCTATATCCGGAAATGAAGATGCACCTGCCCGGTGGAAAGACCTTTACGGTACTGGCGCCGGCGGTGAGCAAGGAAAATTGCTACATTCAATCTGTCAAACTCAACGGTAAGAACTATGACAAAAGTTATATTACGCATGAACAGATAATGGATGGAAGTGTTTTCGAATTTGAAATGGGGGATAAGCCAGGTCAGGCATGGTACAGTCCCCGATAA